From the Manihot esculenta cultivar AM560-2 chromosome 3, M.esculenta_v8, whole genome shotgun sequence genome, one window contains:
- the LOC110612038 gene encoding protein NDR1 encodes MPDSSGGCCKCCCSFIFTLGLTALFMWLSLRTSNPKCLLQKFYIPALNKTLNPPKNTSLFFELRLENTNKDKGVYYDPINVTFFDNPNKNHSIGNFTIQKFYQGHKKKATKGGDFNASGLDVEAISRAISNGSAIFRVDIATAVRYKIMAWKTKRHRITVGADVNINDQGTQVNPDKRIKLSNAEMIGSSYGKTIGILLFLFYLNLW; translated from the coding sequence ATGCCGGATTCGAGTGGTGGTTGCTGCAAGTGCTGTTGCAGCTTCATATTCACTCTAGGCTTGACAGCTCTGTTCATGTGGCTAAGCCTGCGTACCTCGAATCCCAAATGCTTACTCCAAAAATTTTACATTCCCGCACTCAACAAAACCCTAAATCCTCCAAAAAATACCAGTCTCTTCTTTGAGCTCAGACTGGAGAACACCAACAAAGACAAGGGAGTCTACTACGATCCAATAAACGTAACATTTTTTGACAATCCAAACAAGAATCATTCCATAGGGAATTTCACAATCCAAAAATTTTATCAAGGGCATAAGAAGAAGGCAACCAAGGGCGGTGACTTTAACGCCAGTGGACTCGACGTGGAAGCCATTTCGCGAGCGATTTCAAACGGGTCGGCGATTTTCCGGGTTGATATTGCTACGGCGGTGAGATACAAGATTATGGCATGGAAAACGAAGAGGCATAGGATCACGGTGGGAGCAGATGTGAATATCAATGATCAAGGAACTCAGGTGAACCCCGATAAGCGTATAAAACTTTCAAATGCAGAAATGATTGGAAGCTCCTATGGGAAAACAATTGGGATtttgttatttcttttttatcttaatttatgGTAA
- the LOC110611610 gene encoding trafficking protein particle complex subunit 3 has protein sequence MAPGAPRSGDAIFSSVERVNAELFTLTYGAIVRQLLTDLEEVEEVNKQLDQMGYNIGIRLVDEFLAKSNVTRCVDFKETAEVIAKVGFKMFLGVSASVTNWDADGTCCSIVLEDNPLVDFVELPDTCQGLYYCNILSGVIRGALEMVSMKTEVTWARDMLRGDDAFELQVKLLKQVPEEYPYKDDE, from the exons ATGGCTCCTGGTGCTCCCCGATCCGGTGATGCAATCTTCTCTAGTGTTGAGCGCGTG AATGCAGAGCTGTTTACGTTAACCTATGGGGCGATTGTGCGTCAGTTGCTTACGGATCTGGAGGAGGTTGAAGAAGTCAACAAACAGCTAGATCAAAT GGGTTATAATATTGGAATCCGACTGGTTGATGAGTTTCTGGCAAAATCTAATGTCACCAGATGTGTGGACTTCAAGGAGACAGCTGAAGTAATTGCAAAG GTAGGTTTCAAAATGTTCCTTGGGGTGAGTGCATCTGTGACCAATTGGGATGCTGATGGGACATGTTGCAGTATCGTTTTGGAGGATAATCCCTTAGTAGACTTTGTTGAGCTTCCAGACACATGTCAAGGCCTATACTACTGCAACATTTTAAGTGGAGTCATTAGAGGGGCACTGGAGATG GTGTCAATGAAGACTGAAGTGACATGGGCTCGTGATATGCTCAGAGGTGATGATGCGTTTGAGTTGCAGGTAAAACTTCTAAAGCAAGTTCCGGAAGAGTACCCATACAAGGATGATGAGTGA
- the LOC110611611 gene encoding 2S albumin, with translation MANQKLILISALLLIIAYVSAHRTIITTVEIDEPGVGAASQSCTQEVERKDLSSCEQYIGQSRQQPVLALRGIENQEADVPRQCCNQVKQLRDDCQCEGIRSVMKKQLEEGEVGREEYRQAVRRANNIASSCGLRQPCQIEEASY, from the coding sequence ATGGCGAATCAAAAGCTCATTCTCATCAGTGCCCTTCTGCTCATCATAGCCTATGTATCCGCCCATAGAACAATCATCACCACTGTGGAGATCGACGAACCTGGAGTGGGAGCCGCGTCCCAGAGCTGCACTCAGGAGGTTGAAAGGAAGGACTTGAGCTCCTGCGAGCAGTACATCGGACAATCGAGGCAACAGCCAGTCTTGGCGCTGCGTGGAATTGAAAATCAGGAAGCTGACGTCCCTAGGCAATGTTGCAACCAAGTGAAGCAGTTGCGAGATGATTGCCAGTGTGAAGGGATAAGGTCTGTGATGAAGAAGCAGCTGGAGGAGGGAGAGGTAGGAAGAGAAGAATATAGACAGGCCGTGCGAAGGGCAAATAATATAGCCTCTTCATGTGGCTTGCGGCAGCCGTGCCAAATTGAAGAAGCATCTTACTAA
- the LOC110610399 gene encoding 2S albumin seed storage protein, which produces MAKFTVLVAIFIATLFVVDASIYRATVIFDDVDENTDENQSMRRCSHQIQQQQNLRQCKEYIRQSVRGYRGRGRGLPPADETENQSDQFRRCCSQLQQLDSMCRCEGLKIAFQQLQGQGMLRGQDIRQAYFLAQNLPKQCRVSPRQCLIRWSWGL; this is translated from the coding sequence ATGGCAAAGTTCACCGTCCTCGTAGCCATCTTCATAGCCACCCTTTTCGTGGTCGACGCCTCCATCTACCGCGCCACTGTGATCTTCGACGATGTTGACGAGAATACTGATGAAAACCAGAGTATGCGACGGTGTAGCCATCAGATCCAGCAGCAGCAGAATCTTAGGCAATGCAAGGAGTATATAAGGCAAAGTGTACGCGGCTACAGAGGCCGAGGCCGAGGATTACCACCCGCTGATGAAACAGAAAACCAAAGCGACCAATTTCGAAGGTGCTGCAGCCAGCTTCAGCAGTTGGATAGCATGTGTCGATGCGAGGGTCTGAAGATCGCGTTTCAGCAGCTACAGGGACAGGGAATGCTTCGGGGCCAAGATATCCGGCAAGCTTATTTCCTGGCTCAGAATTTACCGAAGCAATGCCGTGTATCTCCGAGACAATGCCTGATCCGCTGGAGCTGGGGGTTGTAA
- the LOC110611613 gene encoding 2S albumin — protein sequence MTKLTLLAATFIAFLLLVEASRVTTVTKEDDEKGNPKMKSCQKQVQRQKYLRNCQEYMKEKADYNKQLNHEKDEEYPEECCEELRKMDYRCCCEGLKQAILQLQTKGELEGEDLSHAYWIARDLPLTCGLKAGQCRLQ from the coding sequence ATGACAAAGCTCACTCTCCTCGCAGCCACCTTCATAGCTTTCCTCCTCCTGGTTGAGGCCTCCCGAGTCACTACTGTGACCAAGGAAGATGACGAAAAAGGAAATCCAAAAATGAAAAGTTGTCAGAAACAGGTGCAGCGGCAGAAGTATCTGAGGAATTGCCAAGAGTATATGAAGGAAAAAGCTGATTATAACAAGCAGCTGAATCATGAAAAGGACGAAGAATACCCAGAAGAATGCTGCGAGGAGCTTCGGAAGATGGATTATAGGTGCTGCTGTGAGGGACTGAAGCAGGCCATTCTGCAACTACAGACGAAGGGAGAGCTTGAGGGTGAAGATCTCTCGCATGCTTACTGGATTGCTAGAGATTTGCCACTCACATGTGGCTTAAAGGCAGGGCAATGTCGTTTGCAGTAG
- the LOC110612202 gene encoding protein translation factor SUI1 homolog 2 has protein sequence MSELETQIPTTFDPFADANAEDSGAGAKEYVHIRIQQRNGRKSLTTVQGLKKEFSYNKILKDLKKEFCCNGTVVQDPELGQVIQLQGDQRKNVSTFLVQAGIVKKENIKIHGF, from the exons ATGTCTGAGCTCGAAACCCAGATTCCTACTACTTTTG ATCCGTTTGCTGATGCAAATGCTGAGGACTCGGGTGCTGGTGCAAAAGAGTATGTGCATATTCGTATACAGCAACGGAATGGTAGAAAGAGCTTGACAACTGTGCAGGGATTAAAGAAGGAATTCAGCTACAACAAGATACTCAAGGATCTCAAGAAGGAATTCTGCTGCAATGGTACAGTGGTGCAGGACCCTGAATTAGGGCAG GTTATTCAGCTTCAAGGTGATCAGCGGAAGAACGTCTCTACGTTCCTTGTTCAG GCTGGCATTGTGAAGAAGGAGAACATCAAAATTCATGGTTTCTGA
- the LOC110611614 gene encoding thiamine thiazole synthase, chloroplastic, whose translation MATMATALTSLSAKPQKLSLFDSSAFCGTPLAAPSLRMQPTKASSGVSVSMSASTPPPYDLSAFKFNPIKESIVAREMTRRYMTDMVTHADTDVVIVGAGSAGLSCAYELSKNPSVKVAIVEQSVSPGGGAWLGGQLFSAMVVRKPAQLFLDELGIEYDEADNYVVIKHAALFTSTIMSKLLARPNVKLFNAVAAEDLIVKNGRVGGVVTNWALVSMNHDTQSCMDPNVMEAKVVVSSCGHDGPFGATGVKRLKSIGMIENVPGMKALDMNTAEDAIVRLTREIVPGMIVTGMEVAEIDGAPRMGPTFGAMMISGQKAAHLALKTLGLPNALDGTYKRSPEFVLAAADSAETADA comes from the exons ATGGCCACCATGGCTACAGCTCTCACATCTCTCTCTGCCAAACCCCAGAAGCTCTCTCTCTTTGATTCCTCCGCCTTCTGTGGCACTCCCTTGGCTGCACCCTCCCTTCGCATGCAACCCACGAAAGCTAGCTCTGGTGTATCTGTTTCTATGTCAGCATCTACTCCGCCGCCTTATGATCTGAGTGCTTTCAAGTTTAACCCCATCAAGGAATCCATTGTGGCCCGTGAGATGACGCGCAGGTACATGACGGACATGGTTACGCATGCAGATACTGATGTGGTGATTGTGGGTGCTGGCTCTGCTGGCCTCTCTTGTGCTTATGAGCTTAGCAAGAACCCATCTGTGAAGGTTGCCATTGTTGAGCAATCTGTTAGCCCTGGTGGTGGTGCTTGGCTCGGTGGCCAGCTCTTCTCTGCCATG GTGGTTCGCAAACCTGCTCAACTCTTCCTTGATGAGCTAGGCATCGAGTACGATGAAGCAGACAACTATGTAGTAATCAAGCATGCTGCCCTGTTCACATCCACAATTATGAGCAAACTCCTAGCCCGCCCCAATGTTAAGCTTTTCAACGCAGTGGCTGCCGAGGACCTGATAGTGAAGAATGGAAGAGTGGGTGGCGTGGTCACCAACTGGGCTCTTGTGTCAATGAACCACGACACACAGTCTTGCATGGACCCCAATGTAATGGAGGCCAAAGTAGTCGTAAGCTCTTGTGGCCATGATGGACCCTTTGGTGCCACTGGAGTCAAAAGGCTGAAGAGCATTGGCATGATTGAGAATGTCCCAGGGATGAAAGCTCTGGACATGAACACTGCTGAAGATGCCATTGTTAGGCTTACCAGAGAGATTGTGCCAGGAATGATTGTCACGGGCATGGAAGTTGCAGAGATTGATGGCGCTCCAAGAATG GGACCAACATTTGGAGCCATGATGATATCAGGGCAGAAGGCGGCTCATCTTGCCTTGAAGACGCTGGGGCTGCCTAATGCCTTGGATGGAACATACAAGCGAAGCCCAGAATTTGTCCTAGCAGCAGCAGACTCTGCAGAGACTGCAGATGCTTGA